In a single window of the Poecile atricapillus isolate bPoeAtr1 chromosome 27, bPoeAtr1.hap1, whole genome shotgun sequence genome:
- the LOC131588863 gene encoding membrane primary amine oxidase-like isoform X5, whose product MNLKTVLILLGLALATIFALICVLLTRERTPRTCQHLPPEQEEMEDGQSLVFADLSPEELSQVVRYLQGHLGVPLVEASRAKPSDNCIASVDVQVPGKAEVLRFLDGAGARPRREALAVLYFGNQPDPNITEYVVGPLPTPAYHRDVTVQKYGGKVPYHRRPTLAVEYKQIGEFLKSQAFPSAPAFMQQVMEYDGANLAMVTAAPRGFQSGDRVTWFVLFQNVSGFFVHPVGLEVLVDHSSLDISQWAVSRVFYNGQYYRDMAQLESAYVQGRISVEKVRKAPWDGDFSSMKPRAAPAALFPVQFEPQGPRYSVRNNHVLFQGWSFAFGMSVSAGLRLFDIRHRGERVAYEISVQEALSVYGSNCPAGMSTRYMDGSFGLGRYTSPLVRGVDCPYSATYVDTHSLSASLRPQRRKASLCIFEQNLGSPLRRHYSNLQSLYYGGLVNSALVIRSIATVGNYDYVWDFIFYQNGAMEGKVQATGYPSSSFLHGDGLRYGNRLWEHTLGTIHTHFVNYKVDLDVGEPEPCLLQSALEWSCVNLRLVPCGERCSGQEGSGPCRSWSSSHRSPTLQRRRAQLCHS is encoded by the exons aTGAACCTGAAAACCGTGCTCATCCTCCTTGGTCTGGCGCTGGCCACAATATTCGCTTTGATCTGTGTGCTGCTGACCAGAGAAAGGACCCCCAGAACCTGCCAGCACCTGCccccagagcaggaggagatggaggacGGCCAGAGCCTGGTGTTTGCTGACCTGAGCCCTGAGGAGCTGTCCCAGGTGGTGCGGTACCTGCAGGGACACCTCGGGGTGCCGCTGGTTGAGGCCTCCCGCGCCAAACCCTCGGACAACTGCATCGCCTCGGTGGATGTGCAGGTGCCCGGCAAGGCAGAGGTGCTGCGGTTCCTGGACGGCGCGGGGGCTCGTCCCCGCCGAGAGGCGCTGGCTGTGCTGTACTTTGGGAACCAGCCAGACCCCAACATCACCGAGTACGTGGTGGGGCCGCTGCCGACGCCGGCGTACCACCGAGACGTGACGGTGCAGAAGTACGGGGGGAAGGTGCCGTACCACCGCAGACCGACGCTGGCTGTCGAATACAAGCAGATTGGAGAGTTTCTAAAGAGCCAAGCGTTCCCCTCGGCTCCAGCTTTCATGCAACAAGTAATGGAGTATGATGGAGCCAATCTTGCCATGGTGACAGCTGCTCCTCGTGGATTCCAGTCTGGAGATCGGGTCACCTGGTTTGTCCTGTTTCAGAACGTGAGTGGATTCTTTGTGCACCCGGtggggctggaggtgctggtggaCCACAGCAGCCTGGACATCTCGCAGTGGGCCGTGAGCAGGGTCTTCTACAACGGGCAGTACTACAGGGACATGGCTCAGCTGGAGAGTGCCTACGTGCAGGGTCGGATCAGCGTGGAGAAGGTGAGGAAGGCCCCGTGGGATGGGGATTTCTCGTCCATGAAGCCTCGAGCTGCTCCGGCCGCGCTGTTCCCGGTGCAGTTTGAGCCGCAGGGTCCCCGCTACAGCGTGAGGAACAACCACGTGCtgttccagggctggagctttGCCTTTGGGATGAGCGTGAGCGCAGGCCTGCGGCTGTTTGACATCCGGCACAGGGGGGAGAGGGTTGCCTACGAAATCAGCGTCCAGGAGGCGCTGTCAGTGTACGGCTCCAACTGCCCGGCAGGGATGTCCACGCGCTACATGGACGGGAGCTTTGGCCTGGGCCGCTACACCTCCCCCTTGGTGCGAGGGGTGGACTGCCCGTACTCGGCCACCTACGTGGACACGCACTCTCTGTCCGCCAGCCTGAGGCCCCAGAGGAGGAAGGCTTCGCTCTGCATCTTTGAGCAGAACCTGGGCTCCCCTCTGAGGCGCCACTACTCCAACTTGCAGTCGCTCTACTACGGGGGGCTGGTCAACTCGGCTCTGGTCATTCGGTCCATTGCCACCGTGGGCAACTATGACTACGTGTGGGACTTCATCTTCTACCAGAACGGGGCCATGGAGGGCAAGGTGCAGGCCACGGGCTACCCAAGCTCCTCCTTTCTTCATGGGGATGGCCTGAGATATGGCAATAGGCTTTGGGAGCACACCCTGGGTACGATCCACACCCATTTTGTCAACTACAAGGTGGACTTGGATGTGGGAG AGCCtgagccctgcctgctgcagagcGCTCTGGAGTGGAGTTGTGTAAATCTCAGACTTGTTCCCTGTGGCGAGAGGTGTTCCGGGCAAGAGGGCTCGGGGccatgcaggagctggagcagttccCACAGGAGCCCCACCTTGCAGCGCCGGCGGGCACAGCTGTGTCACAGCTGA
- the LOC131588863 gene encoding membrane primary amine oxidase-like isoform X2, producing MNLKTVLILLGLALATIFALICVLLTRERTPRTCQHLPPEQEEMEDGQSLVFADLSPEELSQVVRYLQGHLGVPLVEASRAKPSDNCIASVDVQVPGKAEVLRFLDGAGARPRREALAVLYFGNQPDPNITEYVVGPLPTPAYHRDVTVQKYGGKVPYHRRPTLAVEYKQIGEFLKSQAFPSAPAFMQQNVSGFFVHPVGLEVLVDHSSLDISQWAVSRVFYNGQYYRDMAQLESAYVQGRISVEKVRKAPWDGDFSSMKPRAAPAALFPVQFEPQGPRYSVRNNHVLFQGWSFAFGMSVSAGLRLFDIRHRGERVAYEISVQEALSVYGSNCPAGMSTRYMDGSFGLGRYTSPLVRGVDCPYSATYVDTHSLSASLRPQRRKASLCIFEQNLGSPLRRHYSNLQSLYYGGLVNSALVIRSIATVGNYDYVWDFIFYQNGAMEGKVQATGYPSSSFLHGDGLRYGNRLWEHTLGTIHTHFVNYKVDLDVGGVKNSLVAHDMAFEMTRAPWNPEQQIERPRLTKKVLDTEDQAAFRLQSKMPRYVYFAANSKNKWGHQRGYRIQITSFAGDHIPEGSSMERAISWARYQLAVTRRKEEEPTSTSIYNQNDPWTPTVAFADFINNETITNEDLVAWITAGFLHIPHSEDIPNTVTVGNSVGFLLRPYNYYDLDPSIYSHDGVFFTSEQDLTACEINPLACLPKAASCLPNFPPFTYDGFRNMSRL from the exons aTGAACCTGAAAACCGTGCTCATCCTCCTTGGTCTGGCGCTGGCCACAATATTCGCTTTGATCTGTGTGCTGCTGACCAGAGAAAGGACCCCCAGAACCTGCCAGCACCTGCccccagagcaggaggagatggaggacGGCCAGAGCCTGGTGTTTGCTGACCTGAGCCCTGAGGAGCTGTCCCAGGTGGTGCGGTACCTGCAGGGACACCTCGGGGTGCCGCTGGTTGAGGCCTCCCGCGCCAAACCCTCGGACAACTGCATCGCCTCGGTGGATGTGCAGGTGCCCGGCAAGGCAGAGGTGCTGCGGTTCCTGGACGGCGCGGGGGCTCGTCCCCGCCGAGAGGCGCTGGCTGTGCTGTACTTTGGGAACCAGCCAGACCCCAACATCACCGAGTACGTGGTGGGGCCGCTGCCGACGCCGGCGTACCACCGAGACGTGACGGTGCAGAAGTACGGGGGGAAGGTGCCGTACCACCGCAGACCGACGCTGGCTGTCGAATACAAGCAGATTGGAGAGTTTCTAAAGAGCCAAGCGTTCCCCTCGGCTCCAGCTTTCATGCAACAA AACGTGAGTGGATTCTTTGTGCACCCGGtggggctggaggtgctggtggaCCACAGCAGCCTGGACATCTCGCAGTGGGCCGTGAGCAGGGTCTTCTACAACGGGCAGTACTACAGGGACATGGCTCAGCTGGAGAGTGCCTACGTGCAGGGTCGGATCAGCGTGGAGAAGGTGAGGAAGGCCCCGTGGGATGGGGATTTCTCGTCCATGAAGCCTCGAGCTGCTCCGGCCGCGCTGTTCCCGGTGCAGTTTGAGCCGCAGGGTCCCCGCTACAGCGTGAGGAACAACCACGTGCtgttccagggctggagctttGCCTTTGGGATGAGCGTGAGCGCAGGCCTGCGGCTGTTTGACATCCGGCACAGGGGGGAGAGGGTTGCCTACGAAATCAGCGTCCAGGAGGCGCTGTCAGTGTACGGCTCCAACTGCCCGGCAGGGATGTCCACGCGCTACATGGACGGGAGCTTTGGCCTGGGCCGCTACACCTCCCCCTTGGTGCGAGGGGTGGACTGCCCGTACTCGGCCACCTACGTGGACACGCACTCTCTGTCCGCCAGCCTGAGGCCCCAGAGGAGGAAGGCTTCGCTCTGCATCTTTGAGCAGAACCTGGGCTCCCCTCTGAGGCGCCACTACTCCAACTTGCAGTCGCTCTACTACGGGGGGCTGGTCAACTCGGCTCTGGTCATTCGGTCCATTGCCACCGTGGGCAACTATGACTACGTGTGGGACTTCATCTTCTACCAGAACGGGGCCATGGAGGGCAAGGTGCAGGCCACGGGCTACCCAAGCTCCTCCTTTCTTCATGGGGATGGCCTGAGATATGGCAATAGGCTTTGGGAGCACACCCTGGGTACGATCCACACCCATTTTGTCAACTACAAGGTGGACTTGGATGTGGGAG GGGTGAAAAACTCCCTCGTGGCCCATGACATGGCATTTGAGATGACACGGGCTCCCTGGAACCCAGAGCAGCAGATAGAGCGGCCAAGACTCACCAAGAAAGTCCTGGACACGGAAGACCAGGCTGCCTTCCGACTCCAGTCCAAGATGCCCAGATATGTCTACTTCGCGGCCAACAGCAAAAACAAGTGGGGCCACCAGCGCGGCTACAGGATCCAGATCACCAGTTTTGCAGGGGACCACATCCCTGaaggcagctccatggagagGGCCATCAGCTGGGCAAG GTACCAGCTGGCCGTCACCCGGCGGAAGGAGGAGGAgcccaccagcaccagcatctACAACCAGAATGACCCCTGGACGCCCACTGTGGCCTTTGCTGACTTCATCAACAACGAGACCATCACCAACGAG GACCTGGTTGCCTGGATAACTGCTGGCTTCCTTCACATTCCACACTCTGAGGATATTCCCAACACCGTGACCGTGGGAAACTCGGTCGGTTTTCTCCTGAGACCCTACAATTACTACGACCTGGACCCCTCTATATACTCCCACGATGGTGTATTTTTCACCAGCGAGCAGGACTTGACAGCATGTGAAATCAACCCTCTTGCCTGCTTGCCCAAAGCTGCCTCTTGTTTGCCAAACTTCCCCCCATTCACTTATGATGGTTTTCGAAATATGAGCAGGCTTTAA
- the LOC131588863 gene encoding membrane primary amine oxidase-like isoform X1, which yields MNPKLPYVLLVGAAVIIFILSCMLLSRGGRSPSCESQPGIVEKTGSTSQSLVFADLSPEELSQVVRYLQGHLGVPLVEASRAKPSDNCIASVDVQVPGKAEVLRFLDGAGARPRREALAVLYFGNQPDPNITEYVVGPLPTPAYHRDVTVQKYGGKVPYHRRPALGSEYEQLGVFLEMKAFAAAPTFLQEVLEYDGTNIVFQTTVPHGFQSGDRVTWFVLFQNVSGFFVHPVGLEVLVDHSSLDISQWAVSRVFYNGQYYRDMAQLESAYVQGRISVEKVRKAPWDGDFSSMKPRAAPAALFPVQFEPQGPRYSVRNNHVLFQGWSFAFGMSVSAGLRLFDIRHRGERVAYEISVQEALSVYGSNCPAGMSTRYMDGSFGLGRYTSPLVRGVDCPYSATYVDTHSLSASLRPQRRKASLCIFEQNLGSPLRRHYSNLQSLYYGGLVNSALVIRSIATVGNYDYVWDFIFYQNGAMEGKVQATGYPSSSFLHGDGLRYGNRLWEHTLGTIHTQFFNYKVDLDVGGVKNSLVAHDMAFEMTRAPWNPEQQIERPRLTKKVLDTEDQAAFRLQSKMPRYVYFAANSKNKWGHQRGYRIQITSFAGDHIPEGSSMERAISWARYQLAVTRRKEEEPTSTSIYNQNDPWTPTVAFADFINNETITNEDLVAWITAGFLHIPHSEDIPNTVTVGNSVGFLLRPYNYYDLDPSIYSHDGVFFTSEQDLTACEINPLACLPKAASCLPNFPPFTYDGFRNMSRL from the exons ATGAACCCCAAACTTCCCTACGTTCTCCTGGTCGGGGCTGCAGTGATAATCTTCATTCTGTCCTGcatgctgctgagcaggggTGGGCGATCGCCCAGCTGTGAATCCCAGCCCGGCATTGTGGAGAAGACAGGATCCACGAGCCAGAGCCTGGTGTTTGCTGACCTGAGCCCTGAGGAGCTGTCCCAGGTGGTGCGGTACCTGCAGGGACACCTCGGGGTGCCGCTGGTTGAGGCCTCCCGCGCCAAACCCTCGGACAACTGCATCGCCTCGGTGGATGTGCAGGTGCCCGGCAAGGCAGAGGTGCTGCGGTTCCTGGACGGCGCGGGGGCTCGTCCCCGCCGAGAGGCGCTGGCTGTGCTGTACTTTGGGAACCAGCCAGACCCCAACATCACCGAGTACGTGGTGGGGCCGCTGCCGACGCCGGCGTACCACCGAGACGTGACGGTGCAGAAGTACGGGGGGAAGGTGCCGTACCACCGCAGACCGGCGCTGGGCAGCGAGTACGAGCAGCTGGGAGTGTTCTTGGAGATGAAGGCATTTGCTGCAGCACCGACCTTCCTGCAAGAAGTCCTTGAGTATGACGGAACCAACATCGTGTTTCAGACCACAGTCCCTCATGGATTCCAGTCTGGAGATCGGGTCACCTGGTTTGTCCTGTTTCAGAACGTGAGTGGATTCTTTGTGCACCCAGtggggctggaggtgctggtggaCCACAGCAGCCTGGACATCTCGCAGTGGGCTGTGAGCAGGGTCTTCTACAACGGGCAGTACTACAGGGACATGGCTCAGCTGGAGAGTGCCTACGTGCAGGGTCGGATCAGCGTGGAGAAGGTGAGGAAGGCCCCGTGGGATGGGGATTTCTCGTCCATGAAGCCTCGAGCTGCTCCGGCCGCGCTGTTCCCGGTGCAGTTTGAGCCGCAGGGTCCCCGCTACAGCGTGAGGAACAACCACGTGCtgttccagggctggagctttGCCTTTGGGATGAGCGTGAGCGCAGGCCTGCGGCTGTTTGACATCCGGCACAGGGGGGAGAGGGTTGCCTACGAAATCAGCGTCCAGGAGGCGCTGTCAGTGTACGGCTCCAACTGCCCGGCAGGGATGTCCACGCGCTACATGGACGGGAGCTTTGGCCTGGGCCGCTACACCTCCCCCTTGGTGCGAGGGGTGGACTGCCCGTACTCGGCCACCTACGTGGACACGCACTCTCTGTCCGCCAGCCTGAGGCCCCAGAGGAGGAAGGCTTCGCTCTGCATCTTTGAGCAGAACCTGGGCTCCCCTCTGAGGCGCCACTACTCCAACTTGCAGTCGCTCTACTACGGGGGGCTGGTCAACTCGGCTCTGGTAATTCGGTCCATTGCCACCGTGGGCAACTATGACTACGTCTGGGACTTCATCTTCTACCAGAACGGGGCCATGGAGGGCAAGGTGCAGGCCACGGGCTACCCAAGCTCCTCCTTTCTTCACGGGGATGGCCTGAGATATGGCAATAGGCTTTGGGAGCACACCCTGGGCACGATCCACACTCAGTTTTTCAACTACAAGGTGGACTTGGATGTGGGAG GGGTGAAAAACTCCCTCGTGGCCCATGACATGGCATTTGAGATGACACGGGCTCCCTGGAACCCAGAGCAGCAGATAGAGCGGCCAAGACTCACCAAGAAAGTCCTGGACACGGAAGACCAGGCTGCCTTCCGACTCCAGTCCAAGATGCCCAGATATGTCTACTTCGCGGCCAACAGCAAAAACAAGTGGGGCCACCAGCGCGGCTACAGGATCCAGATCACCAGTTTTGCAGGGGACCACATCCCTGaaggcagctccatggagagGGCCATCAGCTGGGCAAG GTACCAGCTGGCCGTCACCCGGCGGAAGGAGGAGGAgcccaccagcaccagcatctACAACCAGAATGACCCCTGGACGCCCACTGTGGCCTTTGCTGACTTCATCAACAACGAGACCATCACCAACGAG GACCTGGTTGCCTGGATAACTGCTGGCTTCCTTCACATTCCACACTCTGAGGATATTCCCAACACCGTGACCGTGGGAAACTCGGTCGGTTTTCTCCTGAGACCCTACAATTACTACGACCTGGACCCCTCTATATACTCCCACGATGGTGTATTTTTCACCAGCGAGCAGGACTTGACAGCATGTGAAATCAACCCTCTTGCCTGCTTGCCCAAAGCTGCCTCTTGTTTGCCAAACTTCCCCCCATTCACTTATGATGGTTTTCGAAATATGAGCAGGCTTTAA
- the LOC131588863 gene encoding membrane primary amine oxidase-like isoform X4 yields MNLKTVLILLGLALATIFALICVLLTRERTPRTCQHLPPEQEEMEDGQSLVFADLSPEELSQVVRYLQGHLGVPLVEASRAKPSDNCIASVDVQVPGKAEVLRFLDGAGARPRREALAVLYFGNQPDPNITEYVVGPLPTPAYHRDVTVQKYGGKVPYHRRPTLAVEYKQIGEFLKSQAFPSAPAFMQQVMEYDGANLAMVTAAPRGFQSGDRVTWFVLFQNVSGFFVHPVGLEVLVDHSSLDISQWAVSRVFYNGQYYRDMAQLESAYVQGRISVEKVRKAPWDGDFSSMKPRAAPAALFPVQFEPQGPRYSVRNNHVLFQGWSFAFGMSVSAGLRLFDIRHRGERVAYEISVQEALSVYGSNCPAGMSTRYMDGSFGLGRYTSPLVRGVDCPYSATYVDTHSLSASLRPQRRKASLCIFEQNLGSPLRRHYSNLQSLYYGGLVNSALVIRSIATVGNYDYVWDFIFYQNGAMEGKVQATGYPSSSFLHGDGLRYGNRLWEHTLGTIHTHFVNYKVDLDVGGSCLWSAHSQAGAARSLPSGLGRTWRQQRIRTGRTGMSRSGAVPAWTGPSGQWGWSGCRRTRLAEPSPVASPGCHRRQRRSILGDTERSKGP; encoded by the exons aTGAACCTGAAAACCGTGCTCATCCTCCTTGGTCTGGCGCTGGCCACAATATTCGCTTTGATCTGTGTGCTGCTGACCAGAGAAAGGACCCCCAGAACCTGCCAGCACCTGCccccagagcaggaggagatggaggacGGCCAGAGCCTGGTGTTTGCTGACCTGAGCCCTGAGGAGCTGTCCCAGGTGGTGCGGTACCTGCAGGGACACCTCGGGGTGCCGCTGGTTGAGGCCTCCCGCGCCAAACCCTCGGACAACTGCATCGCCTCGGTGGATGTGCAGGTGCCCGGCAAGGCAGAGGTGCTGCGGTTCCTGGACGGCGCGGGGGCTCGTCCCCGCCGAGAGGCGCTGGCTGTGCTGTACTTTGGGAACCAGCCAGACCCCAACATCACCGAGTACGTGGTGGGGCCGCTGCCGACGCCGGCGTACCACCGAGACGTGACGGTGCAGAAGTACGGGGGGAAGGTGCCGTACCACCGCAGACCGACGCTGGCTGTCGAATACAAGCAGATTGGAGAGTTTCTAAAGAGCCAAGCGTTCCCCTCGGCTCCAGCTTTCATGCAACAAGTAATGGAGTATGATGGAGCCAATCTTGCCATGGTGACAGCTGCTCCTCGTGGATTCCAGTCTGGAGATCGGGTCACCTGGTTTGTCCTGTTTCAGAACGTGAGTGGATTCTTTGTGCACCCGGtggggctggaggtgctggtggaCCACAGCAGCCTGGACATCTCGCAGTGGGCCGTGAGCAGGGTCTTCTACAACGGGCAGTACTACAGGGACATGGCTCAGCTGGAGAGTGCCTACGTGCAGGGTCGGATCAGCGTGGAGAAGGTGAGGAAGGCCCCGTGGGATGGGGATTTCTCGTCCATGAAGCCTCGAGCTGCTCCGGCCGCGCTGTTCCCGGTGCAGTTTGAGCCGCAGGGTCCCCGCTACAGCGTGAGGAACAACCACGTGCtgttccagggctggagctttGCCTTTGGGATGAGCGTGAGCGCAGGCCTGCGGCTGTTTGACATCCGGCACAGGGGGGAGAGGGTTGCCTACGAAATCAGCGTCCAGGAGGCGCTGTCAGTGTACGGCTCCAACTGCCCGGCAGGGATGTCCACGCGCTACATGGACGGGAGCTTTGGCCTGGGCCGCTACACCTCCCCCTTGGTGCGAGGGGTGGACTGCCCGTACTCGGCCACCTACGTGGACACGCACTCTCTGTCCGCCAGCCTGAGGCCCCAGAGGAGGAAGGCTTCGCTCTGCATCTTTGAGCAGAACCTGGGCTCCCCTCTGAGGCGCCACTACTCCAACTTGCAGTCGCTCTACTACGGGGGGCTGGTCAACTCGGCTCTGGTCATTCGGTCCATTGCCACCGTGGGCAACTATGACTACGTGTGGGACTTCATCTTCTACCAGAACGGGGCCATGGAGGGCAAGGTGCAGGCCACGGGCTACCCAAGCTCCTCCTTTCTTCATGGGGATGGCCTGAGATATGGCAATAGGCTTTGGGAGCACACCCTGGGTACGATCCACACCCATTTTGTCAACTACAAGGTGGACTTGGATGTGGGAG GGAGCTGCCTCTGGTCtgcccacagccaggctggagccGCCAGGTCCCTTCCTTCGGGGCTGGGAAGGACTTGGAGGCAACAGAGAATAAGGACAGGAAGAACTGGCATGAGCAggtctggggctgtgccagcatgGACTGGCCCCTCAGGGCAGTGGGGCTGGTCTGGGTGCAGAAGGACCAGGCTGGCTGAGCCTTCCCCCGTGGCATCACCAGGATGCCACAGGAGACAGAGACGGAGCATCCTGGGAGACACTGAAAGAAGCAAAGGCCCCTAG
- the LOC131588863 gene encoding membrane primary amine oxidase-like isoform X3: MNPKLPYVLLVGAAVIIFILSCMLLSRGGRSPSCESQPGIVEKTGSTSQSLVFADLSPEELSQVVRYLQGHLGVPLVEASRAKPSDNCIASVDVQVPGKAEVLRFLDGAGARPRREALAVLYFGNQPDPNITEYVVGPLPTPAYHRDVTVQKYGGKVPYHRRPALGSEYEQLGVFLEMKAFAAAPTFLQEVLEYDGTNIVFQTTVPHGFQSGDRVTWFVLFQNVSGFFVHPVGLEVLVDHSSLDISQWAVSRVFYNGQYYRDMAQLESAYVQGRISVEKGWSFAFGMSVSAGLRLFDIRHRGERVAYEISVQEALSVYGSNCPAGMSTRYMDGSFGLGRYTSPLVRGVDCPYSATYVDTHSLSASLRPQRRKASLCIFEQNLGSPLRRHYSNLQSLYYGGLVNSALVIRSIATVGNYDYVWDFIFYQNGAMEGKVQATGYPSSSFLHGDGLRYGNRLWEHTLGTIHTQFFNYKVDLDVGGVKNSLVAHDMAFEMTRAPWNPEQQIERPRLTKKVLDTEDQAAFRLQSKMPRYVYFAANSKNKWGHQRGYRIQITSFAGDHIPEGSSMERAISWARYQLAVTRRKEEEPTSTSIYNQNDPWTPTVAFADFINNETITNEDLVAWITAGFLHIPHSEDIPNTVTVGNSVGFLLRPYNYYDLDPSIYSHDGVFFTSEQDLTACEINPLACLPKAASCLPNFPPFTYDGFRNMSRL, encoded by the exons ATGAACCCCAAACTTCCCTACGTTCTCCTGGTCGGGGCTGCAGTGATAATCTTCATTCTGTCCTGcatgctgctgagcaggggTGGGCGATCGCCCAGCTGTGAATCCCAGCCCGGCATTGTGGAGAAGACAGGATCCACGAGCCAGAGCCTGGTGTTTGCTGACCTGAGCCCTGAGGAGCTGTCCCAGGTGGTGCGGTACCTGCAGGGACACCTCGGGGTGCCGCTGGTTGAGGCCTCCCGCGCCAAACCCTCGGACAACTGCATCGCCTCGGTGGATGTGCAGGTGCCCGGCAAGGCAGAGGTGCTGCGGTTCCTGGACGGCGCGGGGGCTCGTCCCCGCCGAGAGGCGCTGGCTGTGCTGTACTTTGGGAACCAGCCAGACCCCAACATCACCGAGTACGTGGTGGGGCCGCTGCCGACGCCGGCGTACCACCGAGACGTGACGGTGCAGAAGTACGGGGGGAAGGTGCCGTACCACCGCAGACCGGCGCTGGGCAGCGAGTACGAGCAGCTGGGAGTGTTCTTGGAGATGAAGGCATTTGCTGCAGCACCGACCTTCCTGCAAGAAGTCCTTGAGTATGACGGAACCAACATCGTGTTTCAGACCACAGTCCCTCATGGATTCCAGTCTGGAGATCGGGTCACCTGGTTTGTCCTGTTTCAGAACGTGAGTGGATTCTTTGTGCACCCAGtggggctggaggtgctggtggaCCACAGCAGCCTGGACATCTCGCAGTGGGCTGTGAGCAGGGTCTTCTACAACGGGCAGTACTACAGGGACATGGCTCAGCTGGAGAGTGCCTACGTGCAGGGTCGGATCAGCGTGGAGAAG ggctggagctttGCCTTTGGGATGAGCGTGAGCGCAGGCCTGCGGCTGTTTGACATCCGGCACAGGGGGGAGAGGGTTGCCTACGAAATCAGCGTCCAGGAGGCGCTGTCAGTGTACGGCTCCAACTGCCCGGCAGGGATGTCCACGCGCTACATGGACGGGAGCTTTGGCCTGGGCCGCTACACCTCCCCCTTGGTGCGAGGGGTGGACTGCCCGTACTCGGCCACCTACGTGGACACGCACTCTCTGTCCGCCAGCCTGAGGCCCCAGAGGAGGAAGGCTTCGCTCTGCATCTTTGAGCAGAACCTGGGCTCCCCTCTGAGGCGCCACTACTCCAACTTGCAGTCGCTCTACTACGGGGGGCTGGTCAACTCGGCTCTGGTAATTCGGTCCATTGCCACCGTGGGCAACTATGACTACGTCTGGGACTTCATCTTCTACCAGAACGGGGCCATGGAGGGCAAGGTGCAGGCCACGGGCTACCCAAGCTCCTCCTTTCTTCACGGGGATGGCCTGAGATATGGCAATAGGCTTTGGGAGCACACCCTGGGCACGATCCACACTCAGTTTTTCAACTACAAGGTGGACTTGGATGTGGGAG GGGTGAAAAACTCCCTCGTGGCCCATGACATGGCATTTGAGATGACACGGGCTCCCTGGAACCCAGAGCAGCAGATAGAGCGGCCAAGACTCACCAAGAAAGTCCTGGACACGGAAGACCAGGCTGCCTTCCGACTCCAGTCCAAGATGCCCAGATATGTCTACTTCGCGGCCAACAGCAAAAACAAGTGGGGCCACCAGCGCGGCTACAGGATCCAGATCACCAGTTTTGCAGGGGACCACATCCCTGaaggcagctccatggagagGGCCATCAGCTGGGCAAG GTACCAGCTGGCCGTCACCCGGCGGAAGGAGGAGGAgcccaccagcaccagcatctACAACCAGAATGACCCCTGGACGCCCACTGTGGCCTTTGCTGACTTCATCAACAACGAGACCATCACCAACGAG GACCTGGTTGCCTGGATAACTGCTGGCTTCCTTCACATTCCACACTCTGAGGATATTCCCAACACCGTGACCGTGGGAAACTCGGTCGGTTTTCTCCTGAGACCCTACAATTACTACGACCTGGACCCCTCTATATACTCCCACGATGGTGTATTTTTCACCAGCGAGCAGGACTTGACAGCATGTGAAATCAACCCTCTTGCCTGCTTGCCCAAAGCTGCCTCTTGTTTGCCAAACTTCCCCCCATTCACTTATGATGGTTTTCGAAATATGAGCAGGCTTTAA
- the LOC131588863 gene encoding membrane primary amine oxidase-like isoform X6: protein MAFEMTRAPWNPEQQIERPRLTKKVLDTEDQAAFRLQSKMPRYVYFAANSKNKWGHQRGYRIQITSFAGDHIPEGSSMERAISWARYQLAVTRRKEEEPTSTSIYNQNDPWTPTVAFADFINNETITNEDLVAWITAGFLHIPHSEDIPNTVTVGNSVGFLLRPYNYYDLDPSIYSHDGVFFTSEQDLTACEINPLACLPKAASCLPNFPPFTYDGFRNMSRL, encoded by the exons ATGGCATTTGAGATGACACGGGCTCCCTGGAACCCAGAGCAGCAGATAGAGCGGCCAAGACTCACCAAGAAAGTCCTGGACACGGAAGACCAGGCTGCCTTCCGACTCCAGTCCAAGATGCCCAGATATGTCTACTTCGCGGCCAACAGCAAAAACAAGTGGGGCCACCAGCGCGGCTACAGGATCCAGATCACCAGTTTTGCAGGGGACCACATCCCTGaaggcagctccatggagagGGCCATCAGCTGGGCAAG GTACCAGCTGGCCGTCACCCGGCGGAAGGAGGAGGAgcccaccagcaccagcatctACAACCAGAATGACCCCTGGACGCCCACTGTGGCCTTTGCTGACTTCATCAACAACGAGACCATCACCAACGAG GACCTGGTTGCCTGGATAACTGCTGGCTTCCTTCACATTCCACACTCTGAGGATATTCCCAACACCGTGACCGTGGGAAACTCGGTCGGTTTTCTCCTGAGACCCTACAATTACTACGACCTGGACCCCTCTATATACTCCCACGATGGTGTATTTTTCACCAGCGAGCAGGACTTGACAGCATGTGAAATCAACCCTCTTGCCTGCTTGCCCAAAGCTGCCTCTTGTTTGCCAAACTTCCCCCCATTCACTTATGATGGTTTTCGAAATATGAGCAGGCTTTAA